Proteins from one Poecile atricapillus isolate bPoeAtr1 chromosome 14, bPoeAtr1.hap1, whole genome shotgun sequence genomic window:
- the B9D1 gene encoding B9 domain-containing protein 1 — protein MAAPSVFLLAVSGEIESGEFPGFDDLYCKFSFVYGQDWVPTAGLEEGISQITSKSSSSPTTLVWNFPIDITFKSTNPFGWPQIVLSVYGPDFFGHDVVRGYGAVHVPFVPGRHKRTIAMFVPESSSRLQQLTSWFTGRRPEFTDPKVVAQGEGREVTRVRSQGFVTVSFNVVTKDLHKLGYDVGPAEGPGPEELHRF, from the exons ATGGCGGCGCCCAGCGTGTTCCTGCTGGCCGTGAGCGGCGAGATCGAGAGCGGGGAG TTCCCAGGATTTGATGATCTCTACTGCAAGTTCTCCTTCGTCTACGGCCAGGACTGGGTCCCCACGGCG ggcctggaggAGGGAATCTCCCAAATCACctccaagagcagcagctctcccacCACGCTGGTCTGGAACTTCCCCATCGACATCACCTTCAAGAGCACCAACCCTTTTGGCT GGCCGCAGATCGTGCTCAGCGTCTACGGGCCCGACTTCTTCGGCCACGACGTGGTCAGGGGTTATGGAGCCGTGCACGTGCCCTTCGTGCCGGGCAG GCACAAAAGAACCATCGCTATGTTCGTCCCAGAGTCCAGCTcgaggctgcagcagctcacaaG ctggTTCACAGGGAGACGCCCGGAATTCACCGACCCCAAAGTGGTGGCACAGGGAGAAGGACGGGAAG TGACCAGGGTGCGATCCCAAGGCTTTGTCACCGTTTCCTTCAACGTGGTGACCAAAGATCTGCACAAGCTGGGCTACGACGTCGGCCCCGCCGAGGGACCCGGCCCAGAGGAGCTCCACAGGTTCTGA